In one window of Danaus plexippus chromosome 7, MEX_DaPlex, whole genome shotgun sequence DNA:
- the LOC116770711 gene encoding histone acetyltransferase Tip60 isoform X3: MNENEDDVTTFCDSASSLVEGCRLPVRMQGGDDWPLAEIISIKEVRGQRGYYVHYVDFNKRLDEWVGESWLDTRKVQFPRGDGTSTAGTTTPKKTHIGSGDDTVCNENQKSVSNRENVNYQTPPKMPEKVQNSLNGSTQKLPTPIVPVGTFQSLTVEPRQLVSRPASPTLGNESSSLVNGGAVLAAALQKKMNRKRKANSLDNDCEPPEDSEVVSGTATPTTRPRTSGSMVAHGHDDLVTRMKNIEMIELGKHRIRPWYFAPYPQEMVNLVCIYICEFCLKYRKSKKCLERHLIKCKLKHPPGNEIYRKGSISFFEIDGRKNKCYAQNLCLLAKLFLDHKTLYYDTDPFLFYVMTEFDSRGFHIVGYFSKEKESTEDYNVACILTLPPYQRKGYGTLLIEFSYELSKFEGKTGSPEKPLSDLGLLSYRSYWAQTILDILISIKPVGDSEKPIITINEICELTSIKKEDVISTLQNLNLINYYKGQYIISVNQETIQQHEKAMEKKLLRIDPKCLHWTPKDWSKRAKCV; this comes from the exons aTGAACGAAAATGAAGACGACGTTACAACATTTTGTGATTCGGCA TCGTCGCTGGTGGAAGGATGTCGCCTGCCAGTTCGAATGCAGGGAGGTGATGATTGGCCCCTCGCAGAAATTATAAGCATTAAAGAAGTGCGAGGACAAAGGGgatattatgtacattatgtagatt TTAATAAGCGTTTAGATGAATGGGTGGGAGAGTCATGGCTGGACACGAGGAAGGTTCAGTTTCCGCGCGGGGACGGTACGTCTACAGCCGGCACAACAACTCCAAAGAAAACTCACATAGGATCCGGAG ATGACACAGTCTGCAATGAAAATCAGAAGTCTGTTAGCAATAGAGAGAATGTCAACTATCAAACACCACCTAAAATGCCTGAAAAAGTTCAAAATTCACTCAATGGTTCCACACAAAAACTGCCCACCCCCATCG TACCAGTAGGTACTTTTCAAAGTTTGACGGTTGAACCCCGTCAGTTAGTATCAAGACCAGCGAGTCCAACGCTAGGTAATGAGTCTTCCTCCTTGGTTAATGGCGGTGCTGTACTGGCAGCGGCTCTACAGAAGAAAATGAACAGGAAACGGAAAGCAAATTCACTGGATAATGAT TGTGAACCGCCAGAGGACAGTGAGGTAGTAAGTGGCACCGCCACCCCCACCACCCGGCCTCGGACTTCCGGCAGTATGGTGGCCCACGGACATGACGACCTCGTCACACGCATGAAGAACATCGAGATGATAGAACTTGGAAAGCATAGAATACGGCCGTGGTACTTTGCACCATATCCACAG GAAATGGTTAACCTagtttgtatatacatttgtGAATTTTGTCTCAAATACAGGAAAAGTAAAAAGTGCTTAGAGCGACATTTA ATAAAATGCAAACTGAAACACCCTCCAggcaatgaaatatatagaaaaggCAGTATATCATTCTTTGAAATAGACGGCAGGAAGAATAAGTGCTATGCGCAGAACCTGTGCTTATTAGCTAAACTGTTTTTAGACCACAAGACACTCTACTATGATACGgatccatttttattttatgttatgacAGAATTCGATTCAAgag gatTTCACATAGTGGGATATTTTTCTAAAGAGAAAGAGAGCACAGAAGACTACAACGTAGCGTGCATACTGACATTACCTCCGTACCAAAGGAAGGGTTATGGTACATTACTTATAGAATTTA GTTACGAATTGTCGAAATTCGAAGGGAAGACGGGTTCGCCCGAGAAACCTTTATCAGACTTAGGACTATTATCATACAGAAGTTACTGGGCTCAAACTATACTGGACATCCTTATAAGTATTAAACCTGTTGGTGACAGTGAGAAACCTATCATTACTATTAA TGAAATATGTGAACTGACGAGCATAAAGAAGGAAGACGTCATAAGTACATTACAGAATTTAAACCTCATCAATTATTACAAGGGACAGTATATTATATCGGTTAACCAG GAAACGATACAACAACACGAGAAAGCTATGGAGAAGAAATTACTAAGGATAGACCCAAAATGTCTGCATTGGACTCCTAAAGATTGGTCGAAGCGAGCTAAATG CGTTTGA
- the LOC116770617 gene encoding mitochondrial import inner membrane translocase subunit Tim9-like, protein MCAAPTPQMTEADQIKTFKDFLVQYNKLSELCFNDCIHDFTSRNLRPSEDKCTVNCMEKYLRTNQRVSQRFHEFQMVANENMLALAQKSGNPS, encoded by the exons ATGTGTGCTGCCCCTACCCCTCAGATGACTGAAGCTGATCAAATAAAAACG ttcaaAGATTTTCTTGTCCAATACAATAAACTATCAGAACTATGTTTTAATGACTGCATACATGATTTTACTTCGAGGAATCTCCGACCTTCAGag GATAAATGTACAGTGAACTGTATGGAAAAGTATTTGAGAACCAATCAGAGAGTCTCACAAAGGTTCCATGAATTCCAAATGGTAGCTAATGAAAACATGTTAGCATTGGCTCAGAAGTCAGGTAATCCAAGCTAG
- the LOC116770539 gene encoding uncharacterized protein LOC116770539: MACCCKPGRSNKSSLSCLGRCDLPKHQCLDKHEVRPGPVPKYMGWHYTAKDAPEHQLRCGWRPGHIACPVLRRIEQHNCMKSSECSPCVSSCAKPPCYKPCCMPPKCVAVCPSIPTCCKTPPCNQPSIRIVRHGGRYTISTKPSNISNAPSGPYPLKYVLNTDDDDETNAKFSVEAKFNDYNFDYTSSQSSFVLDFSPPEARCFKPCPKRSTSCLLCKIDGKCPK; the protein is encoded by the exons atggCATGCTGCTGTAAACCTGGTCGAT CCAACAAGTCCTCATTAAGTTGCTTAGGGCGCTGTGACCTTCCCAAACATCAATGTTTGGACAAACACGAAGTAAGACCCGGACCAGTACCTAAATACATGGGATGGCACTATACAGCAAAAGATGCCCCTGAACATCag TTGCGTTGTGGTTGGCGACCCGGCCATATTGCCTGTCCAGTTTTACGTAGAATCGAACAACACAATTGCATGAAATCCAGCGAATGTTCACCATGCGTCTCGAGTTGCGCAAAACCGCCATGTTACAAACCGTGTTGCATGCCACCGAAGTGTGTCGCCGTGTGCCCCTCTATACCAACATGCTGCAAAACTCCTCCTTGCAATCAACCATCAATAAGAATAGTAAGACATGGCGGTCGTTACACCATCAGCACCAAGCCTTCCAACATAAGCAATGCACCTTCTGGACCATACCCTCTAAAATATGTTCTAAACACTGATGATGACGATGAAACCAATGCTAAATTTAGTGTGGAAGCAAAATTCAACGACTACAATTTCGACTACACCAGCTCGCAGTCGTCTTTTGTTTTGGATTTTTCACCTCCAGAAGCGAGGTGCTTCAAGCCATGTCCTAAGAGGAGCACATCCTGTTTGCTTTGTAAAATAGATGGGAAGTGTCCCAAGTAG
- the LOC116770711 gene encoding histone acetyltransferase Tip60 isoform X4 gives MNENEDDVTTFCDSASSLVEGCRLPVRMQGGDDWPLAEIISIKEVRGQRGYYVHYVDFNKRLDEWVGESWLDTRKVQFPRGDGTSTAGTTTPKKTHIGSGVPVGTFQSLTVEPRQLVSRPASPTLGNESSSLVNGGAVLAAALQKKMNRKRKANSLDNDCEPPEDSEVVSGTATPTTRPRTSGSMVAHGHDDLVTRMKNIEMIELGKHRIRPWYFAPYPQEMVNLVCIYICEFCLKYRKSKKCLERHLIKCKLKHPPGNEIYRKGSISFFEIDGRKNKCYAQNLCLLAKLFLDHKTLYYDTDPFLFYVMTEFDSRGFHIVGYFSKEKESTEDYNVACILTLPPYQRKGYGTLLIEFSYELSKFEGKTGSPEKPLSDLGLLSYRSYWAQTILDILISIKPVGDSEKPIITINEICELTSIKKEDVISTLQNLNLINYYKGQYIISVNQETIQQHEKAMEKKLLRIDPKCLHWTPKDWSKRAKCV, from the exons aTGAACGAAAATGAAGACGACGTTACAACATTTTGTGATTCGGCA TCGTCGCTGGTGGAAGGATGTCGCCTGCCAGTTCGAATGCAGGGAGGTGATGATTGGCCCCTCGCAGAAATTATAAGCATTAAAGAAGTGCGAGGACAAAGGGgatattatgtacattatgtagatt TTAATAAGCGTTTAGATGAATGGGTGGGAGAGTCATGGCTGGACACGAGGAAGGTTCAGTTTCCGCGCGGGGACGGTACGTCTACAGCCGGCACAACAACTCCAAAGAAAACTCACATAGGATCCGGAG TACCAGTAGGTACTTTTCAAAGTTTGACGGTTGAACCCCGTCAGTTAGTATCAAGACCAGCGAGTCCAACGCTAGGTAATGAGTCTTCCTCCTTGGTTAATGGCGGTGCTGTACTGGCAGCGGCTCTACAGAAGAAAATGAACAGGAAACGGAAAGCAAATTCACTGGATAATGAT TGTGAACCGCCAGAGGACAGTGAGGTAGTAAGTGGCACCGCCACCCCCACCACCCGGCCTCGGACTTCCGGCAGTATGGTGGCCCACGGACATGACGACCTCGTCACACGCATGAAGAACATCGAGATGATAGAACTTGGAAAGCATAGAATACGGCCGTGGTACTTTGCACCATATCCACAG GAAATGGTTAACCTagtttgtatatacatttgtGAATTTTGTCTCAAATACAGGAAAAGTAAAAAGTGCTTAGAGCGACATTTA ATAAAATGCAAACTGAAACACCCTCCAggcaatgaaatatatagaaaaggCAGTATATCATTCTTTGAAATAGACGGCAGGAAGAATAAGTGCTATGCGCAGAACCTGTGCTTATTAGCTAAACTGTTTTTAGACCACAAGACACTCTACTATGATACGgatccatttttattttatgttatgacAGAATTCGATTCAAgag gatTTCACATAGTGGGATATTTTTCTAAAGAGAAAGAGAGCACAGAAGACTACAACGTAGCGTGCATACTGACATTACCTCCGTACCAAAGGAAGGGTTATGGTACATTACTTATAGAATTTA GTTACGAATTGTCGAAATTCGAAGGGAAGACGGGTTCGCCCGAGAAACCTTTATCAGACTTAGGACTATTATCATACAGAAGTTACTGGGCTCAAACTATACTGGACATCCTTATAAGTATTAAACCTGTTGGTGACAGTGAGAAACCTATCATTACTATTAA TGAAATATGTGAACTGACGAGCATAAAGAAGGAAGACGTCATAAGTACATTACAGAATTTAAACCTCATCAATTATTACAAGGGACAGTATATTATATCGGTTAACCAG GAAACGATACAACAACACGAGAAAGCTATGGAGAAGAAATTACTAAGGATAGACCCAAAATGTCTGCATTGGACTCCTAAAGATTGGTCGAAGCGAGCTAAATG CGTTTGA
- the LOC116770711 gene encoding histone acetyltransferase Tip60 isoform X2, whose protein sequence is MNENEDDVTTFCDSASSLVEGCRLPVRMQGGDDWPLAEIISIKEVRGQRGYYVHYVDFNKRLDEWVGESWLDTRKVQFPRGDGTSTAGTTTPKKTHIGSGGGVMPNFINDTVCNENQKSVSNRENVNYQTPPKMPEKVQNSLNGSTQKLPTPIVPVGTFQSLTVEPRQLVSRPASPTLGNESSSLVNGGAVLAAALQKKMNRKRKANSLDNDCEPPEDSEVVSGTATPTTRPRTSGSMVAHGHDDLVTRMKNIEMIELGKHRIRPWYFAPYPQEMVNLVCIYICEFCLKYRKSKKCLERHLIKCKLKHPPGNEIYRKGSISFFEIDGRKNKCYAQNLCLLAKLFLDHKTLYYDTDPFLFYVMTEFDSRGFHIVGYFSKEKESTEDYNVACILTLPPYQRKGYGTLLIEFSYELSKFEGKTGSPEKPLSDLGLLSYRSYWAQTILDILISIKPVGDSEKPIITINEICELTSIKKEDVISTLQNLNLINYYKGQYIISVNQETIQQHEKAMEKKLLRIDPKCLHWTPKDWSKRAKW, encoded by the exons aTGAACGAAAATGAAGACGACGTTACAACATTTTGTGATTCGGCA TCGTCGCTGGTGGAAGGATGTCGCCTGCCAGTTCGAATGCAGGGAGGTGATGATTGGCCCCTCGCAGAAATTATAAGCATTAAAGAAGTGCGAGGACAAAGGGgatattatgtacattatgtagatt TTAATAAGCGTTTAGATGAATGGGTGGGAGAGTCATGGCTGGACACGAGGAAGGTTCAGTTTCCGCGCGGGGACGGTACGTCTACAGCCGGCACAACAACTCCAAAGAAAACTCACATAGGATCCGGAGGTGGCGTTATGcctaattttatta ATGACACAGTCTGCAATGAAAATCAGAAGTCTGTTAGCAATAGAGAGAATGTCAACTATCAAACACCACCTAAAATGCCTGAAAAAGTTCAAAATTCACTCAATGGTTCCACACAAAAACTGCCCACCCCCATCG TACCAGTAGGTACTTTTCAAAGTTTGACGGTTGAACCCCGTCAGTTAGTATCAAGACCAGCGAGTCCAACGCTAGGTAATGAGTCTTCCTCCTTGGTTAATGGCGGTGCTGTACTGGCAGCGGCTCTACAGAAGAAAATGAACAGGAAACGGAAAGCAAATTCACTGGATAATGAT TGTGAACCGCCAGAGGACAGTGAGGTAGTAAGTGGCACCGCCACCCCCACCACCCGGCCTCGGACTTCCGGCAGTATGGTGGCCCACGGACATGACGACCTCGTCACACGCATGAAGAACATCGAGATGATAGAACTTGGAAAGCATAGAATACGGCCGTGGTACTTTGCACCATATCCACAG GAAATGGTTAACCTagtttgtatatacatttgtGAATTTTGTCTCAAATACAGGAAAAGTAAAAAGTGCTTAGAGCGACATTTA ATAAAATGCAAACTGAAACACCCTCCAggcaatgaaatatatagaaaaggCAGTATATCATTCTTTGAAATAGACGGCAGGAAGAATAAGTGCTATGCGCAGAACCTGTGCTTATTAGCTAAACTGTTTTTAGACCACAAGACACTCTACTATGATACGgatccatttttattttatgttatgacAGAATTCGATTCAAgag gatTTCACATAGTGGGATATTTTTCTAAAGAGAAAGAGAGCACAGAAGACTACAACGTAGCGTGCATACTGACATTACCTCCGTACCAAAGGAAGGGTTATGGTACATTACTTATAGAATTTA GTTACGAATTGTCGAAATTCGAAGGGAAGACGGGTTCGCCCGAGAAACCTTTATCAGACTTAGGACTATTATCATACAGAAGTTACTGGGCTCAAACTATACTGGACATCCTTATAAGTATTAAACCTGTTGGTGACAGTGAGAAACCTATCATTACTATTAA TGAAATATGTGAACTGACGAGCATAAAGAAGGAAGACGTCATAAGTACATTACAGAATTTAAACCTCATCAATTATTACAAGGGACAGTATATTATATCGGTTAACCAG GAAACGATACAACAACACGAGAAAGCTATGGAGAAGAAATTACTAAGGATAGACCCAAAATGTCTGCATTGGACTCCTAAAGATTGGTCGAAGCGAGCTAAATG GTAG
- the LOC116770711 gene encoding histone acetyltransferase Tip60 isoform X1 produces MNENEDDVTTFCDSASSLVEGCRLPVRMQGGDDWPLAEIISIKEVRGQRGYYVHYVDFNKRLDEWVGESWLDTRKVQFPRGDGTSTAGTTTPKKTHIGSGGGVMPNFINDTVCNENQKSVSNRENVNYQTPPKMPEKVQNSLNGSTQKLPTPIVPVGTFQSLTVEPRQLVSRPASPTLGNESSSLVNGGAVLAAALQKKMNRKRKANSLDNDCEPPEDSEVVSGTATPTTRPRTSGSMVAHGHDDLVTRMKNIEMIELGKHRIRPWYFAPYPQEMVNLVCIYICEFCLKYRKSKKCLERHLIKCKLKHPPGNEIYRKGSISFFEIDGRKNKCYAQNLCLLAKLFLDHKTLYYDTDPFLFYVMTEFDSRGFHIVGYFSKEKESTEDYNVACILTLPPYQRKGYGTLLIEFSYELSKFEGKTGSPEKPLSDLGLLSYRSYWAQTILDILISIKPVGDSEKPIITINEICELTSIKKEDVISTLQNLNLINYYKGQYIISVNQETIQQHEKAMEKKLLRIDPKCLHWTPKDWSKRAKCV; encoded by the exons aTGAACGAAAATGAAGACGACGTTACAACATTTTGTGATTCGGCA TCGTCGCTGGTGGAAGGATGTCGCCTGCCAGTTCGAATGCAGGGAGGTGATGATTGGCCCCTCGCAGAAATTATAAGCATTAAAGAAGTGCGAGGACAAAGGGgatattatgtacattatgtagatt TTAATAAGCGTTTAGATGAATGGGTGGGAGAGTCATGGCTGGACACGAGGAAGGTTCAGTTTCCGCGCGGGGACGGTACGTCTACAGCCGGCACAACAACTCCAAAGAAAACTCACATAGGATCCGGAGGTGGCGTTATGcctaattttatta ATGACACAGTCTGCAATGAAAATCAGAAGTCTGTTAGCAATAGAGAGAATGTCAACTATCAAACACCACCTAAAATGCCTGAAAAAGTTCAAAATTCACTCAATGGTTCCACACAAAAACTGCCCACCCCCATCG TACCAGTAGGTACTTTTCAAAGTTTGACGGTTGAACCCCGTCAGTTAGTATCAAGACCAGCGAGTCCAACGCTAGGTAATGAGTCTTCCTCCTTGGTTAATGGCGGTGCTGTACTGGCAGCGGCTCTACAGAAGAAAATGAACAGGAAACGGAAAGCAAATTCACTGGATAATGAT TGTGAACCGCCAGAGGACAGTGAGGTAGTAAGTGGCACCGCCACCCCCACCACCCGGCCTCGGACTTCCGGCAGTATGGTGGCCCACGGACATGACGACCTCGTCACACGCATGAAGAACATCGAGATGATAGAACTTGGAAAGCATAGAATACGGCCGTGGTACTTTGCACCATATCCACAG GAAATGGTTAACCTagtttgtatatacatttgtGAATTTTGTCTCAAATACAGGAAAAGTAAAAAGTGCTTAGAGCGACATTTA ATAAAATGCAAACTGAAACACCCTCCAggcaatgaaatatatagaaaaggCAGTATATCATTCTTTGAAATAGACGGCAGGAAGAATAAGTGCTATGCGCAGAACCTGTGCTTATTAGCTAAACTGTTTTTAGACCACAAGACACTCTACTATGATACGgatccatttttattttatgttatgacAGAATTCGATTCAAgag gatTTCACATAGTGGGATATTTTTCTAAAGAGAAAGAGAGCACAGAAGACTACAACGTAGCGTGCATACTGACATTACCTCCGTACCAAAGGAAGGGTTATGGTACATTACTTATAGAATTTA GTTACGAATTGTCGAAATTCGAAGGGAAGACGGGTTCGCCCGAGAAACCTTTATCAGACTTAGGACTATTATCATACAGAAGTTACTGGGCTCAAACTATACTGGACATCCTTATAAGTATTAAACCTGTTGGTGACAGTGAGAAACCTATCATTACTATTAA TGAAATATGTGAACTGACGAGCATAAAGAAGGAAGACGTCATAAGTACATTACAGAATTTAAACCTCATCAATTATTACAAGGGACAGTATATTATATCGGTTAACCAG GAAACGATACAACAACACGAGAAAGCTATGGAGAAGAAATTACTAAGGATAGACCCAAAATGTCTGCATTGGACTCCTAAAGATTGGTCGAAGCGAGCTAAATG CGTTTGA